A section of the Osmia lignaria lignaria isolate PbOS001 chromosome 3, iyOsmLign1, whole genome shotgun sequence genome encodes:
- the LOC117607985 gene encoding serine/threonine-protein kinase PLK1 isoform X1, whose protein sequence is MLPSNTLEVEIGSLSPPREYETTNNSFFLETMPSDLHTETVACRLLDTGVVARCHEESNDTSKAIPETECLKNMVESAVGNSRSVNDRPRQSFSKSSASLQSLIRRKSRKHGASSLPLDVEVSSYSSHPSCHIDTVKTNDAVPYRNEEETYTATRTSTLIYTSRGDNVQDVSSSTTNVATLTTTSNTSNVTSSASGSRVGNTASSLIRTTSAITAEPSATSWNNSAEEELDYVVDPVQGNAYYKGQLLGKGGFAKVFLMTDVSNGNEYACKIIRKNRMQKIHMQKIAREIMIHKELNHANVVQLHHYFEDNLNVYMLLEACPRKSLMHVLKYRGKVTEPEARYYMRQMVTGVAYIHSQKVVHRDLKPGNMFLSDRMIVKIGDFGLATRLDGQCRRVTICGTPNYIAPEVLYKQAYSYEADVWALGCILYALLVGQPPFDTATLKEIYARICNNNYREVDDTIASRSGQDLIKWLLQPNPELRPSLERVKEHAYLTKEYVPTSLPRISCFQMPPTSIIDPMSSPSANSTTSRNQKLNKIQVHTTQQIPQQPSQPQSQPLQQQHQINRSQKILRKESKVISWLARKLPKVPKFRQRLSSVLCPDHKKMGYMAQSMQMHQALETCITEIKCKNKLTNHPPVKDIVPLFITKWIDYSNKYGLGFQLSDKSVGVLFNDNTKISYTHDRRRVEYVTTDDEVTRYHREEDIPVALQEKLELLQHFTQYMDKFMTEGGEIKKHRAVTKQSKNACVPRMRRWLRTDKTIVMELTVPLLQVNFFEDHTKLVVSQESPRRGYIITYIDTSRRTSSYWLNDIRDFGCTADLYDRLYYVYKVSKEFADMHSNTIA, encoded by the exons ATGTTACCTTCGAACACGCTCGAGGTGGAAATTGGAAGTTTGTCGCCTCCGAGAGAATACGAAACGACCAATAATAGTTTCTTCCTAGAGACGATGCCTAGTGACTTGCATACCGAAACGGTAGCCTGCCGTTTGTTAGACACAGGAGTCGTTGCTCGGTGTCACGAGGAAAGCAACGACACGAGCAAAGCCATCCCTGAGACCGAGTGCCTGAAAAATATGGTCGAATCAGCCGTCGGTAACAGCAGGTCCGTCAACGATCGACCGCGTCAGAGTTTTTCCAAGAGTTCCGCGTCTCTGCAAAGTTTAATTCGTAGAAAAAGTCGAAAACACGGTGCATCCTCGTTGCCATTGGACGTTGAAGTGTCTTCGTACTCGTCGCATCCTAGCTGCCATATCGACACAGTCAAGACGAATGATGCTGTACCTTACAGAAACGAGGAGGAAACTTACACGGCCACGCGTACATCCACGCTTATTTACACGTCCAGAGGAGACAACGTCCAGGATGTCTCCTCGTCGACGACCAATGTCGCGACACTCACCACGACCAGCAATACGAGTAACGTTACTTCCTCGGCGAGCGGAAGTCGCGTCGGTAATACAGCCTCTTCTTTGATAAGAACGACCAGCGCGATCACGGCCGAGCCGTCCGCGACTTCGTGGAACAATTCCGCGGAAGAAGAATTAGATTACGTCGTCGATCCGGTTCAAGGGAACGCTTATTACAAAGGACAGTTGCTTGGGAAG GGTGGATTCGCCAAGGTTTTCTTAATGACTGACGTTAGCAATGGAAATGAATATGCATGCAAGATCATTCGAAAAAATCGGATGCAGAAGATTCACATGCAAAAG ATCGCTCGTGAGATAATGATTCACAAAGAGCTGAACCACGCGAACGTAGTTCAACTCCATCACTACTTTGAGGATAACCTTAACGTGTATATGCTTCTGGAAGCCTGTCCTCGAAAG AGTTTGATGCACGTGTTGAAGTACCGTGGCAAAGTCACGGAACCGGAAGCACGGTATTACATGAGACAAATGGTGACCGGCGTTGCGTACATCCACTCCCAGAAAGTTGTTCATCGGGATTTGAAGCCAGGTAACATGTTCCTATCGGATCGTATGATCGTGAAAATTGGAGACTTCGGGCTGGCAACGAGGCTCGATGGACAATGTAGACGTGT GACAATATGCGGGACACCGAATTACATTGCGCCGGAAGTGTTGTATAAACAAGCGTACAGTTACGAAGCGGATGTTTGGGCGCTTGGGTGCATACTTTACGCCCTGCTGGTAGGGCAACCACCTTTTGACACTGCGACATTGAAGGAAATTTACGCAAGgatatgtaataataattatcgagAGGTTGACGACACGATAGCAAGTCGAAGTGGGCAGGATCTCATTAAATGGCTACTTCAACCGAATCCTGAGCTTAGACCATCCTTGGAAAGGGTTAAGGAACATGCTTATCTCACCAAGGAATACGTACCGACTTCCTTACCCCGTATCTCTTGCTTCCAAATGCCACCCACGTCTATTATTGACCCCATGTCGTCGCCCTCTGCTAACTCGACGACTTCTAGGAAtcaaaaactaaataaaattcag gTTCATACAACTCAACAAATCCCGCAACAACCATCGCAACCGCAGTCACAACCACTGCAACAGCAGCACCAAATCAACCGATCTCAGAAAATTTTACGAAAAGAATCAAAAGTTATCAGCTGGTTAGCCAGAAAACTTCCAAAAGTCCCGAAATTCCGGCAAAGATTAAGCAGCGTTCTTTGTCCTGATCACAAGAAAATGGGATACATGGCACAAAGTATGCAAATGCATCAAGCATTAGAAACTTGCATTACAGAGATCAAGTGTAAGAATAAATTAACTAATCATCCACCAGTTAAAGACATCGTACCTCTGTTCATTACCAAGTGGATTGATTATTCGAACAAATACGGCCTAGGTTTTCAACTTTCTGATAAATCTGTTGGCGTTCTCTTCAATGATAACACGAAAATTAGTTACACACATGATAGAAG AAGGGTGGAGTATGTGACAACTGATGACGAAGTAACAAGATATCATAGAGAAGAAGACATCCCAGTTGCTTTGCAAGAGAAACTTGAATTGCTACAGCATTTTACTCAGTATATGGATAAATTCATGACTGAAG gtGGAGAGATTAAGAAACACCGAGCTGTGACAAAACAGTCGAAGAATGCTTGCGTGCCGCGAATGAGGAGATGGTTAAGAACTGATAAAACCATCGTAATGGAACTAACAGTACCTCTTTTGCAAGTGAATTTCTTCGAGGATCACACGAAATTGGTTGTCTCTCAGGAATCTCCCCGTAGAGGATATATAATAACGTATATAGACACTAGTAGACGCACATCTTCCTACTGGTTAAACGACATACGGGATTTTGGTTGTACCGCGGATCTCTATGACCGTTTGTATTACGTTTACAAAGTATCCAAAGAATTTGCCGACATGCATAGCAATACAATCGCTTGA
- the LOC117607985 gene encoding serine/threonine-protein kinase PLK1 isoform X2, with translation MLPSNTLEVEIGSLSPPREYETTNNSFFLETMPSDLHTETVACRLLDTGVVARCHEESNDTSKAIPETECLKNMVESAVGNSRSVNDRPRQSFSKSSASLQSLIRRKSRKHGASSLPLDVEVSSYSSHPSCHIDTVKTNDAVPYRNEEETYTATRTSTLIYTSRGDNVQDVSSSTTNVATLTTTSNTSNVTSSASGSRVGNTASSLIRTTSAITAEPSATSWNNSAEEELDYVVDPVQGNAYYKGQLLGKGGFAKVFLMTDVSNGNEYACKIIRKNRMQKIHMQKIAREIMIHKELNHANVVQLHHYFEDNLNVYMLLEACPRKSLMHVLKYRGKVTEPEARYYMRQMVTGVAYIHSQKVVHRDLKPGNMFLSDRMIVKIGDFGLATRLDGQCRRVTICGTPNYIAPEVLYKQAYSYEADVWALGCILYALLVGQPPFDTATLKEIYARICNNNYREVDDTIASRSGQDLIKWLLQPNPELRPSLERVKEHAYLTKEYVPTSLPRISCFQMPPTSIIDPMSSPSANSTTSRNQKLNKIQVHTTQQIPQQPSQPQSQPLQQQHQINRSQKILRKESKVISWLARKLPKVPKFRQRLSSVLCPDHKKMGYMAQSMQMHQALETCITEIKCKNKLTNHPPVKDIVPLFITKWIDYSNKYGLGFQLSDKSVGVLFNDNTKISYTHDRRVEYVTTDDEVTRYHREEDIPVALQEKLELLQHFTQYMDKFMTEGGEIKKHRAVTKQSKNACVPRMRRWLRTDKTIVMELTVPLLQVNFFEDHTKLVVSQESPRRGYIITYIDTSRRTSSYWLNDIRDFGCTADLYDRLYYVYKVSKEFADMHSNTIA, from the exons ATGTTACCTTCGAACACGCTCGAGGTGGAAATTGGAAGTTTGTCGCCTCCGAGAGAATACGAAACGACCAATAATAGTTTCTTCCTAGAGACGATGCCTAGTGACTTGCATACCGAAACGGTAGCCTGCCGTTTGTTAGACACAGGAGTCGTTGCTCGGTGTCACGAGGAAAGCAACGACACGAGCAAAGCCATCCCTGAGACCGAGTGCCTGAAAAATATGGTCGAATCAGCCGTCGGTAACAGCAGGTCCGTCAACGATCGACCGCGTCAGAGTTTTTCCAAGAGTTCCGCGTCTCTGCAAAGTTTAATTCGTAGAAAAAGTCGAAAACACGGTGCATCCTCGTTGCCATTGGACGTTGAAGTGTCTTCGTACTCGTCGCATCCTAGCTGCCATATCGACACAGTCAAGACGAATGATGCTGTACCTTACAGAAACGAGGAGGAAACTTACACGGCCACGCGTACATCCACGCTTATTTACACGTCCAGAGGAGACAACGTCCAGGATGTCTCCTCGTCGACGACCAATGTCGCGACACTCACCACGACCAGCAATACGAGTAACGTTACTTCCTCGGCGAGCGGAAGTCGCGTCGGTAATACAGCCTCTTCTTTGATAAGAACGACCAGCGCGATCACGGCCGAGCCGTCCGCGACTTCGTGGAACAATTCCGCGGAAGAAGAATTAGATTACGTCGTCGATCCGGTTCAAGGGAACGCTTATTACAAAGGACAGTTGCTTGGGAAG GGTGGATTCGCCAAGGTTTTCTTAATGACTGACGTTAGCAATGGAAATGAATATGCATGCAAGATCATTCGAAAAAATCGGATGCAGAAGATTCACATGCAAAAG ATCGCTCGTGAGATAATGATTCACAAAGAGCTGAACCACGCGAACGTAGTTCAACTCCATCACTACTTTGAGGATAACCTTAACGTGTATATGCTTCTGGAAGCCTGTCCTCGAAAG AGTTTGATGCACGTGTTGAAGTACCGTGGCAAAGTCACGGAACCGGAAGCACGGTATTACATGAGACAAATGGTGACCGGCGTTGCGTACATCCACTCCCAGAAAGTTGTTCATCGGGATTTGAAGCCAGGTAACATGTTCCTATCGGATCGTATGATCGTGAAAATTGGAGACTTCGGGCTGGCAACGAGGCTCGATGGACAATGTAGACGTGT GACAATATGCGGGACACCGAATTACATTGCGCCGGAAGTGTTGTATAAACAAGCGTACAGTTACGAAGCGGATGTTTGGGCGCTTGGGTGCATACTTTACGCCCTGCTGGTAGGGCAACCACCTTTTGACACTGCGACATTGAAGGAAATTTACGCAAGgatatgtaataataattatcgagAGGTTGACGACACGATAGCAAGTCGAAGTGGGCAGGATCTCATTAAATGGCTACTTCAACCGAATCCTGAGCTTAGACCATCCTTGGAAAGGGTTAAGGAACATGCTTATCTCACCAAGGAATACGTACCGACTTCCTTACCCCGTATCTCTTGCTTCCAAATGCCACCCACGTCTATTATTGACCCCATGTCGTCGCCCTCTGCTAACTCGACGACTTCTAGGAAtcaaaaactaaataaaattcag gTTCATACAACTCAACAAATCCCGCAACAACCATCGCAACCGCAGTCACAACCACTGCAACAGCAGCACCAAATCAACCGATCTCAGAAAATTTTACGAAAAGAATCAAAAGTTATCAGCTGGTTAGCCAGAAAACTTCCAAAAGTCCCGAAATTCCGGCAAAGATTAAGCAGCGTTCTTTGTCCTGATCACAAGAAAATGGGATACATGGCACAAAGTATGCAAATGCATCAAGCATTAGAAACTTGCATTACAGAGATCAAGTGTAAGAATAAATTAACTAATCATCCACCAGTTAAAGACATCGTACCTCTGTTCATTACCAAGTGGATTGATTATTCGAACAAATACGGCCTAGGTTTTCAACTTTCTGATAAATCTGTTGGCGTTCTCTTCAATGATAACACGAAAATTAGTTACACACATGATAGAAG GGTGGAGTATGTGACAACTGATGACGAAGTAACAAGATATCATAGAGAAGAAGACATCCCAGTTGCTTTGCAAGAGAAACTTGAATTGCTACAGCATTTTACTCAGTATATGGATAAATTCATGACTGAAG gtGGAGAGATTAAGAAACACCGAGCTGTGACAAAACAGTCGAAGAATGCTTGCGTGCCGCGAATGAGGAGATGGTTAAGAACTGATAAAACCATCGTAATGGAACTAACAGTACCTCTTTTGCAAGTGAATTTCTTCGAGGATCACACGAAATTGGTTGTCTCTCAGGAATCTCCCCGTAGAGGATATATAATAACGTATATAGACACTAGTAGACGCACATCTTCCTACTGGTTAAACGACATACGGGATTTTGGTTGTACCGCGGATCTCTATGACCGTTTGTATTACGTTTACAAAGTATCCAAAGAATTTGCCGACATGCATAGCAATACAATCGCTTGA